The sequence CGCTTCGTTCGCGGCTACTTGAGCATCGAGCGCAGGACGAGGTTGTCCGCGGCCTGACGGTACGCCTCGGCACCCTTGCTGGTGCGCGCGTGCGACATGATCGAACGCCCCGCGGCAGGAGCCTCGGCGAACTTGATCGTCTTGGGGATCGGCGGCTGGATGACGTCCAGCTTGTACGTCTCCGAGATCGTGTCGAGCACAACTCGGGAGTGATTCGTCCGGCCGTCGTAGAGGGTCGGCAGCACGCCCCACACCTGAAGCTTGCGGTTGGTGAAGCGGCGGACGTCATGGACCGTGTCGAGCAACTGGCCGACACCACGGTGCGACAACGTCTCGCACTGAAGCGGGATCAGGACCCCGCGCGCGGCGGTCAGGGCCGCAACGGTCAACACGCCGAGGGACGGCGGGCAGTCCAGGAGGAT comes from Nocardioides baekrokdamisoli and encodes:
- a CDS encoding ParA family protein produces the protein MTTTLAVANQKGGVAKTTSVASLGVALAELGHKVLLVDLDPQACLTFSLGVDPEDLEVSVHQVLTGAAEAEEVIVTTEDGVDLLPATIELARAEAELLTRTGREQVLKAALEDVKGYDWILLDCPPSLGVLTVAALTAARGVLIPLQCETLSHRGVGQLLDTVHDVRRFTNRKLQVWGVLPTLYDGRTNHSRVVLDTISETYKLDVIQPPIPKTIKFAEAPAAGRSIMSHARTSKGAEAYRQAADNLVLRSMLK